In Streptomyces sp. NBC_01408, one DNA window encodes the following:
- the fdxA gene encoding ferredoxin, with protein sequence MTYVIAEPCVDVKDKACIEECPVDCIYEGQRSLYIHPDECVDCGACEPVCPVEAIFYEDDTPEEWKDYYKANVEFFDELGSPGGASKLGLIERDHPFIAALPAGINGEH encoded by the coding sequence GTGACCTACGTCATCGCGGAGCCTTGTGTCGACGTCAAGGACAAGGCATGCATCGAAGAGTGCCCCGTCGACTGCATCTACGAGGGCCAGCGGTCCTTGTACATCCACCCGGACGAGTGCGTCGACTGTGGTGCCTGTGAGCCGGTCTGCCCGGTCGAGGCCATCTTCTACGAGGACGACACTCCGGAAGAGTGGAAGGACTACTACAAGGCGAACGTCGAGTTCTTCGACGAGCTCGGTTCGCCCGGTGGTGCTTCCAAGCTGGGCCTGATCGAGCGCGATCACCCCTTCATCGCTGCGCTGCCCGCCGGCATCAACGGCGAGCACTGA
- a CDS encoding GNAT family N-acetyltransferase: MEITAGGLLEVRITPADVGKRVSVRRVEAGLRGSPEFTDTVGVLTSWDAGVLLITKKNGQSVRIAESALVAGKVVPAAPARRRGPAASFEELTRVAARSWQPLESEPLGEWTLRAAAGFTRRANSVLPLGDPGIPLDDALARVTSWYVERGLPAYVQAATGAAGTQELLCAELERRGWTSEVSAEVRIGALAPVGDVDALVADAVRLTRAPDEDWLGRYGKVTDPALARRMLVEGPSVWFAALPGGRAIGRCVVDGRWAGFAAVTVDPAHRREGLATAVMAALARRALEEGASAAWLQVETDNAAARALYDGLGFATHHTYHHYRAAS, translated from the coding sequence GTGGAAATCACTGCCGGCGGGCTGCTGGAGGTCCGTATTACCCCGGCTGACGTGGGTAAACGAGTGTCTGTACGACGAGTGGAGGCCGGGCTGAGGGGATCCCCCGAGTTCACCGACACGGTAGGGGTTCTCACATCCTGGGACGCGGGTGTGCTGCTGATCACAAAAAAGAACGGCCAGTCCGTCCGTATCGCGGAATCGGCGCTGGTCGCGGGCAAGGTCGTGCCCGCGGCGCCGGCCCGCAGGCGGGGTCCGGCGGCCTCCTTCGAGGAGCTGACGCGGGTCGCCGCGCGGTCCTGGCAGCCTCTGGAGAGCGAGCCGCTGGGCGAGTGGACGCTGCGCGCGGCCGCCGGTTTCACCCGGCGCGCCAACTCCGTCCTGCCGCTCGGCGACCCCGGGATACCGCTGGACGATGCACTCGCGCGAGTGACCTCCTGGTACGTGGAACGAGGACTTCCGGCGTATGTGCAGGCCGCGACGGGGGCCGCCGGCACCCAGGAGCTGCTGTGCGCGGAGCTGGAACGCCGGGGCTGGACGTCCGAGGTGTCGGCGGAGGTACGGATCGGGGCGCTGGCGCCGGTGGGCGACGTGGACGCGCTCGTCGCCGACGCCGTACGTCTGACCCGTGCCCCGGACGAGGACTGGCTCGGGCGCTACGGCAAGGTCACCGACCCGGCGCTGGCCCGGCGGATGCTGGTCGAGGGGCCGTCGGTGTGGTTCGCGGCGCTGCCCGGGGGCCGGGCCATCGGGCGGTGCGTGGTGGACGGGCGCTGGGCCGGGTTCGCGGCGGTGACGGTCGACCCCGCGCACCGGCGGGAGGGCCTGGCCACCGCGGTGATGGCGGCCCTGGCGCGGCGGGCGCTGGAGGAGGGCGCGTCGGCGGCGTGGCTCCAGGTGGAGACGGACAATGCGGCGGCGCGGGCCCTCTACGACGGGCTGGGCTTCGCCACCCACCACACGTACCACCACTACCGGGCGGCGTCGTGA
- a CDS encoding DUF6113 family protein → MTGTLTPGRIAACLGLFAAGALTGAAGWLVVELWFPAGLLLGLLALFGVFLAGRLTLGVGLGVGGAAAGWFLAYVMLSVPRAEGDFLLSSSGIGMYAYLLGGTVLAVICATMRGPLDRPIQAARPAK, encoded by the coding sequence GTGACCGGGACACTGACACCGGGGCGGATCGCCGCCTGCCTGGGCCTGTTCGCGGCCGGCGCGCTGACCGGCGCGGCCGGCTGGCTGGTGGTGGAGCTGTGGTTCCCCGCCGGCCTGCTGCTCGGACTGCTCGCCCTCTTCGGGGTGTTCCTGGCCGGCCGGCTCACCCTCGGCGTCGGGCTCGGCGTGGGCGGGGCCGCGGCCGGCTGGTTCCTCGCGTACGTGATGCTCAGCGTTCCGAGGGCGGAGGGAGACTTCCTGCTCAGTTCGTCCGGTATCGGCATGTACGCCTATCTTTTGGGTGGAACCGTACTCGCTGTGATCTGCGCCACGATGCGCGGGCCGCTGGATCGTCCGATTCAGGCCGCGCGGCCGGCCAAGTGA
- the dapC gene encoding succinyldiaminopimelate transaminase, translating to MAAVSDRLPVFPWDKLEPYKATAAAHADGIVDLSVGTPVDPVPELIQRALIGAADSPGYPTVWGTAALRDAITGWVRDRLGATAAGHRNVLPVVGSKELVAWLPTQLGLGADDKVAYPRLAYPTYEVGARLCGAEPVVYDAETFASDPAGTELDPAGVKLLWLNSPSNPTGKVLSKEELIRIVAWAREHGILLFSDECYLELGWEAEPVSVLHDDVCGGSYEGIVAVHSLSKRSNLAGYRAAFIAGDADVLGELLQIRKHGGMMTPAPVQAATVVALGDDRHVEEQRARYAARRAALRTALEAHGFRVEHSEASLYLWVTRDEPCWDTVAHLAEIGILVAPGDFYGEAGARFVRVAFTATDERVEAAVKRLEG from the coding sequence GTGGCCGCAGTATCCGACCGTCTTCCCGTCTTTCCCTGGGACAAGCTGGAGCCGTACAAGGCCACGGCGGCGGCCCACGCGGACGGCATCGTCGACCTGTCGGTCGGCACCCCCGTGGACCCGGTGCCCGAGCTGATCCAGCGCGCCCTGATCGGCGCCGCGGACTCCCCGGGCTACCCCACGGTGTGGGGCACGGCCGCCCTGCGCGACGCGATCACGGGCTGGGTACGGGACCGTCTCGGCGCGACCGCCGCCGGACACCGCAACGTCCTGCCGGTGGTCGGCTCCAAGGAACTGGTGGCCTGGCTGCCGACCCAGCTGGGCCTCGGAGCCGACGACAAGGTGGCGTACCCGCGGCTCGCCTACCCCACGTACGAGGTCGGCGCGCGGCTGTGCGGCGCCGAGCCGGTCGTCTACGACGCTGAGACATTTGCGAGTGACCCCGCGGGCACCGAGCTCGACCCGGCCGGTGTGAAGCTGCTGTGGCTCAACTCCCCGTCCAACCCCACCGGGAAGGTCCTCTCCAAGGAGGAGCTGATCCGGATCGTGGCCTGGGCGCGGGAGCACGGGATCCTGCTCTTCAGCGACGAGTGCTACCTGGAGCTGGGCTGGGAGGCCGAGCCCGTCTCCGTCCTCCACGACGACGTGTGCGGCGGCTCGTACGAGGGCATCGTCGCCGTCCACTCCCTCTCCAAGCGGTCCAACCTGGCCGGCTACCGGGCCGCCTTCATCGCCGGTGACGCGGACGTCCTCGGCGAGCTGCTCCAGATCCGCAAGCACGGCGGCATGATGACCCCCGCCCCGGTGCAGGCCGCCACGGTCGTGGCCCTCGGCGACGACCGCCACGTCGAGGAGCAGCGCGCCCGCTACGCCGCCCGCCGCGCGGCGCTGCGCACGGCCCTGGAGGCGCACGGCTTCCGGGTCGAGCACAGCGAGGCGAGCCTGTACCTGTGGGTGACCCGGGACGAGCCCTGCTGGGACACCGTCGCCCACCTGGCGGAGATCGGCATCCTGGTCGCGCCGGGCGACTTCTACGGGGAGGCGGGCGCGCGTTTCGTCCGCGTCGCCTTCACGGCCACCGACGAGCGGGTCGAGGCGGCGGTCAAGCGCCTAGAGGGGTGA
- a CDS encoding transglutaminase-like domain-containing protein, translating to MSRAERRAQFAAEARSERPDLALLCLLLAAEADPELDERAMDWAQIELDRLAGMLPYGLREGRQWASALTELLGGQLGFHGTPADYDRLSSSLLHEVLRRRRGLPILLSVVWLEVARRAGAPVYGLGLPGHFVVGFGDPDDGVVVDPFAGGASLGAGPAELAAGPRTPARTLDIVLRILNNIRAWASARPEESAVALWALELSLLLPSHPASLRYERARLLVERGSFQEGAAELDAYAEVVAAVDSGAAALIRAEAVSARALLN from the coding sequence GTGAGCCGGGCGGAGCGGCGGGCCCAGTTCGCGGCGGAGGCCCGCTCGGAGCGGCCGGACCTCGCGCTGCTGTGCCTGCTGCTGGCGGCGGAGGCCGACCCGGAACTGGACGAACGGGCCATGGACTGGGCCCAGATCGAGCTGGACCGGCTGGCCGGGATGCTGCCGTACGGGCTGCGGGAGGGCCGCCAGTGGGCCTCGGCGCTCACGGAACTCCTGGGCGGGCAGCTGGGTTTCCACGGCACTCCGGCCGACTACGACCGGCTGTCGTCCTCGCTGCTGCACGAGGTGCTGCGGCGCCGGCGGGGACTGCCGATCCTGTTGTCGGTGGTGTGGCTGGAGGTCGCCCGGCGCGCGGGGGCGCCGGTGTACGGGCTGGGGCTGCCGGGGCACTTCGTGGTCGGCTTCGGGGATCCGGACGACGGCGTGGTCGTCGACCCCTTCGCGGGCGGCGCCTCACTGGGCGCCGGGCCGGCGGAACTGGCGGCGGGGCCGCGTACGCCCGCCAGGACGCTGGACATCGTCCTGCGGATCCTGAACAACATCCGCGCCTGGGCCTCCGCGCGCCCGGAGGAGTCCGCGGTGGCCCTGTGGGCGCTGGAGCTGTCGCTGCTGCTGCCCTCGCACCCGGCGTCGCTGCGCTACGAGCGGGCGCGACTGCTGGTGGAGCGGGGCTCCTTCCAGGAGGGGGCCGCGGAACTGGACGCGTACGCGGAGGTGGTCGCCGCGGTGGACAGCGGCGCGGCGGCCCTCATCCGCGCCGAGGCCGTCTCCGCTCGCGCTCTGCTGAACTGA